The Desulfarculaceae bacterium genome window below encodes:
- a CDS encoding 2-oxoacid:acceptor oxidoreductase subunit alpha: MPLSTVNNPVQAGRRYLSGNDAAAEGAIAAGCRFYGGYPITPSSEIMEYMSRELEARGGAFLQMEDEIASISSVVGASWTGAKAMTATSGPGVSLMQECLGYAAFTETPVVVVDVQRAGPCTGQATKVGAGDIMAVKWGSHGDYQVVALSPWSVQEMFSLTVEAFNLSERLRVPAFLLAEEATGHLRERVDMPETVEVYNRDYVPGEPPFGTDDPAGIPSMPSFGDGEKLMVTGSTHDRFGFRKTEGPAFHDALVRRLSNKVLSRKNEICRHEGYHLDDAELVVVAYGFTARSALSAVRAARQAGIKAGLLRLITIWPFDNELISRVAGGIKGFLVPEMNLGQVDGLVRAYAGSTPVRSLTQVNGSTISPASILAALKEMC; encoded by the coding sequence ATGCCACTAAGCACCGTAAACAACCCCGTGCAAGCCGGCAGGCGCTACCTGTCCGGCAACGACGCGGCCGCCGAGGGGGCCATCGCCGCCGGGTGCCGCTTCTACGGCGGCTATCCCATCACTCCCTCCTCGGAGATCATGGAATACATGAGCCGGGAGCTGGAGGCCCGGGGCGGCGCCTTCCTGCAGATGGAGGACGAGATCGCCTCCATCTCCTCGGTGGTGGGCGCTTCCTGGACCGGGGCCAAGGCCATGACCGCCACCAGCGGCCCGGGCGTGAGCCTCATGCAGGAGTGCCTGGGCTACGCCGCCTTCACCGAGACCCCGGTGGTGGTGGTGGACGTGCAGCGGGCCGGCCCCTGCACCGGACAGGCCACCAAGGTGGGCGCGGGCGACATCATGGCGGTCAAGTGGGGCTCCCACGGCGACTACCAGGTGGTGGCGCTCAGCCCCTGGTCGGTGCAGGAGATGTTCTCGCTGACCGTGGAGGCCTTCAACCTCTCCGAGCGCCTGCGGGTGCCCGCCTTCCTCCTGGCCGAGGAAGCCACCGGCCATCTGCGCGAGCGGGTGGACATGCCCGAAACGGTGGAGGTCTACAACCGGGACTACGTGCCCGGCGAGCCGCCTTTCGGCACTGACGACCCGGCGGGCATCCCCTCCATGCCCTCCTTTGGCGACGGCGAGAAGCTCATGGTCACCGGCTCCACCCACGACCGCTTCGGCTTCCGCAAGACGGAAGGGCCCGCTTTCCACGACGCCCTGGTGCGCCGCCTGAGCAACAAGGTCTTGAGCCGCAAGAACGAGATCTGCCGCCACGAGGGCTATCACCTGGACGACGCCGAGCTGGTGGTGGTGGCCTACGGCTTCACCGCCCGCTCCGCCCTTAGCGCGGTGCGCGCCGCCCGCCAAGCGGGCATCAAGGCGGGGCTGTTGCGCCTGATAACCATCTGGCCCTTTGACAACGAGCTGATCAGCCGGGTGGCCGGGGGCATCAAGGGCTTCCTGGTGCCGGAGATGAACCTGGGCCAGGTGGACGGCCTGGTCCGGGCCTATGCCGGGAGCACCCCGGTGCGCTCCCTGACCCAGGTCAACGGCAGCACCATCAGCCCGGCGAGCATCCTGGCCGCCCTAAAGGAGATGTGCTGA
- a CDS encoding MFS transporter, with product MTASNQAAAEASAYRQSRRWLVFVLSSCLFLCSQFYRVSGAIIAPQLQADLGLDAEQLGFLGAAFFYSFAAAQIPLALYLDRLGARLTMTLLSLLGGVGAMVFAMADTMLGASVGRLLIGLGMAGNLMGPMKLFTNWFSPREFATLTGLIFSIGTMGNMLAATPLAYLAEMVGWRWAFVVIGIFTITVALLFWWLVREHPPGYQEAQEGADPAPAMSTLQRIKTLLGNRDYWCASWGTFCRYGTFVAIQGLWAGPYLVEGLGYSSVKAGNLLLLLNLGMIIGSPLGGWLSDRVLDTRKWMAVIGMSGLAVAELCLTLGWATSSEVLLGGLLFCMGMSSSWGAIIYAHIKEVMPSQMSGMALTGVNFFTMAGGGVFLHLMGLAVQFHAPENAVGIERYAPAFGIATIAMASAVVFYLFSRDAPRQGKSAPAPRA from the coding sequence GTGACCGCAAGCAACCAGGCCGCAGCGGAGGCATCGGCGTATCGCCAGAGCCGCCGCTGGCTGGTTTTCGTGCTCAGTTCCTGCCTGTTCCTATGCTCCCAGTTCTACCGCGTCTCCGGGGCCATCATCGCCCCCCAGCTTCAGGCCGACCTGGGCCTGGACGCCGAGCAGCTGGGCTTCTTGGGGGCGGCCTTTTTCTATTCCTTCGCCGCCGCCCAGATCCCCCTGGCCCTGTACCTGGACCGCCTGGGCGCCCGCCTGACCATGACCCTTCTCTCCCTGCTGGGAGGGGTGGGGGCCATGGTCTTCGCCATGGCCGACACCATGCTGGGCGCCTCGGTGGGCAGGCTCTTGATCGGCCTGGGCATGGCGGGCAACCTCATGGGCCCCATGAAGCTGTTCACCAACTGGTTCTCGCCCCGGGAGTTCGCCACCCTCACCGGCCTGATCTTCTCCATCGGCACCATGGGCAACATGCTGGCCGCCACCCCCCTGGCCTATCTGGCCGAGATGGTGGGTTGGCGTTGGGCCTTCGTGGTCATCGGCATCTTCACCATCACCGTGGCCCTACTGTTCTGGTGGCTGGTGCGCGAGCATCCGCCCGGCTACCAGGAGGCCCAGGAAGGGGCCGACCCCGCCCCGGCCATGAGCACCCTGCAACGCATCAAGACCCTGTTGGGCAACCGCGACTACTGGTGCGCCTCCTGGGGAACCTTCTGCCGCTACGGCACCTTCGTGGCCATCCAGGGCCTGTGGGCCGGGCCCTATTTGGTGGAAGGCCTGGGCTATTCCTCGGTGAAGGCGGGCAACCTGCTGCTCTTGCTCAACCTGGGCATGATCATCGGCTCGCCCCTGGGCGGCTGGCTCTCGGACCGCGTGCTGGACACCCGCAAGTGGATGGCGGTGATCGGCATGAGCGGGCTGGCCGTGGCCGAGCTGTGCCTGACCCTGGGCTGGGCCACCTCCAGCGAGGTGCTCCTGGGCGGCCTGCTCTTCTGCATGGGCATGTCCAGCTCCTGGGGCGCGATCATCTACGCCCACATCAAGGAGGTGATGCCCTCCCAGATGAGCGGCATGGCCTTGACCGGGGTGAACTTCTTCACCATGGCCGGCGGCGGGGTTTTCCTGCATCTCATGGGCCTGGCGGTGCAGTTCCACGCCCCGGAGAACGCGGTGGGCATAGAGCGCTACGCTCCGGCCTTCGGCATAGCCACCATAGCCATGGCCTCGGCTGTGGTATTCTATTTATTCAGCCGGGACGCGCCCCGTCAGGGCAAGAGTGCCCCGGCCCCCCGGGCCTAG